One window from the genome of Musa acuminata AAA Group cultivar baxijiao chromosome BXJ1-4, Cavendish_Baxijiao_AAA, whole genome shotgun sequence encodes:
- the LOC135671807 gene encoding putative casein kinase II subunit beta-4, with protein MYRERAGSGSKAEIGAVDRKRINDVLDKHLEKSPPSASRGLNSKEKDRMLVPSTSSGKQPEPRSLLKSKCSDEESETDSEESDVSGSDMEDTSWISWFCNLRGNEFFCEVDDEYIQDDFNLCGLSSQVPYYDYALDLILDIESSHGDMFTEEQNELVESAAEMLYGLIHVRYILTSKGMAAMLEKFKNYDFGRCPRVYCCGQPCLPVGQSDIPRSSTVKIYCPKCEDIYYPRSKYQGNIDGAYFGTTFPHLFLMSYGHLKPQKPSQRYVPRVFGFKLHKP; from the exons ATGTATAGGGAGAGGGCAGGGAGCGGGTCGAAGGCGGAGATTGGAGCTGTGGATCGGAAGCGGATCAACGATGTCCTCGACAAGCATCTGGAGAAGTCCCCTCCGTCCGCTTCGAGGGGTTTGAACAGCAAGGAGAAGGATAGGATGTTGGTGCCATCGACGTCTTCCGGAAAGCAGCCGGAGCCCCGGTCCTTGTTGAAAAGCAAGTGCTCAGATG AAGAATCAGAAACAGATAGTGAAGAGTCGGATGTTAGTGGTTCTGACATGGAAGACACATCTTGGATTTCTTGGTTCTGTAATCTAAGAGGGAATGAGTTTTTCTGCGAAGTTGATGATGAGTACATACAAGATGATTTCAACCTATGTGGGCTAAGCAGTCAAGTTCCATATTATGATTATGCTCTAGATCTGATCTTGGATATAGAGTCTTCTCATG GGGACATGTTCACCGAGGAACAAAATGAGTTGGTTGAATCAGCAGCAGAGATGCTTTATGGTTTGATTCATGTTCGATATATATTAACCAGTAAAGGAATGGCAGCAATG CTTGAGAAGTTCAAGAACTATGATTTTGGAAGGTGTCCTCGAGTTTACTGTTGTGGTCAGCCCTGTCTTCCTGTTGGGCAATCAGACATTCCTCGATCAAGTACTGTGAAAATATATTGTCCCAAATGTGAAGATATATACTATCCAAGATCGAAGTACCAAGGCA ATATTGACGGAGCCTACTTTGGCACAACATTTCCTCACCTGTTTCTCATGTCTTATGGGCACCTCAAGCCACAAAAGCCATCGCAACGGTATGTTCCTAGGGTATTTGGCTTTAAACTTCACAAACCATGA
- the LOC135671806 gene encoding uncharacterized protein LOC135671806: MEGLVKGLMNAALDAVAGEEDEDAAAAARIQSSPAEERSRSTWAEVVSSGHEEEHERVPESDCGNGRNQRVARKEESEMQDDGEWMVVGVKNKKHQQTTPRRPHKAVMKFWSVYKRPPNEQEYINEANNGMGLEPIREELDNLSKACIRLWELDLNRLVPGKDYDIDCGQGKKVYQKGDMASKSLFSWISEDIFMRPTYSRFCSLLDNYNPNVGCKEVITSEEKHEQAAFIEEISRTAPIKYLYHYLVAKDIISNDYEDFKRMMSDLWFNLYGRGGHSSCSSAFEHVFVGEIKGREKYEVSGFHNWIQFYLEEWKERVDYQGYIFPKKRGESPDSETQLLTIQFEWNGVLKSVSSTLIGVSPEFEIALYTLCFFVGEEDNHVCLGPYSVNIKCYRLGKNKIGSVFPVAEI, translated from the exons ATGGAAGGACTCGTCAAGGGTTTGATGAACGCAGCCCTAGACGCCGTCGCCGGTGAGGAAGACGAagacgccgccgctgccgctagaATACAGTCCTCTCCTGCCGAGGAGCGATCCAGATCCACCTGGGCGGAG GTGGTTTCCTCGGGGCATGAGGAGGAACATGAGCGGGTCCCAGAGAGCGATTGTGGTAACGGTCGAAACCAAAGGGTCGCTAGAAAG GAGGAGAGTGAAATGCAGGATGATGGAGAATGGATGGTCGTTGGCGTCAAGAACAAGAAGCATCAGCAGACTACACCCAGAAGGCCGCACAAG GCAGTAATGAAATTCTGGAGTGTGTATAAGCGGCCCCCTAATGAGCAGGAATACATCAATGAAGCTAATAATGGCATGGGTTTAGAACCGATCAGAGAGGAGCTTGACAATTTGTCAAAAGCCTGCATCAGGTTATGGGAACTTGATCTTAATCGTTTGGTGCCTGGCAAGGACTATGATATTGACTGTGGTCAAGGGAAGAAGGTTTATCAAAAAGGAGATATGGCATCAAAAAGCTTGTTTTCCTGGATAAGCGAAGACATATTTATGCGGCCTACATACTCTCGTTTTTGCTCTCTTCTGGACAATTACAACCCAAATGTGGGGTGTAAAGAAGTCATAACTTCTGAGGAGAAACATGAACAAGCTGCATTTATTGAGGAAATAAGCAGGACGGCACCGATTAAGTATCTTTACCACTATTTAGTTGCCAAGGACATAATATCCAATGATTATGAAGACTTCAAGAGAATGATGTCAGATCTATGGTTTAATCTATATGGTCGAGGTGGCCATTCCAGTTGCTCTTCAGCTTTTGAACATGTATTTGTTGGAGAAATTAAAGGGCGTGAAAAATATGAGGTCTCTGGTTTCCATAACTGGATTCAG TTCTATCTAGAAGAATGGAAAGAGAGAGTAGACTACCAAGGCTATATATTCCCAAAGAAGCGAGGAGAGAGC CCAGACTCTGAAACTCAGCTGCTAACTATTCAGTTTGAATGGAATGGTGTTCTGAAATCTGTCTCAAGTACTTTAATTGGAGTGAGCCCAGAATTTGAAATTGCACTGTATACTCTATGTTTTTTTGTGGGTGAAGAAGATAATCATGTTTGTCTAGGTCCATATTCTGTCAACATAAAGTGCTATAGGCTGGGAAAAAATAAGATTGGATCGGTATTTCCTGTGGCCGAAATTTAA
- the LOC135671808 gene encoding BOI-related E3 ubiquitin-protein ligase 1-like isoform X1 — translation MPRNSQRKMRPCSRAKWIHSNPYTERSMVICSCGTTHPLIFPRWCLHLCAPAAAAEKPSHREPLQHLLPPFLPPLLPLSLSLSLSVCVFRDGNSSPTPLQISAPESQGKGKEMDFPQAAAGVLDSAPAFFANGAAPYPRKRGRDAIGVPVAAVAQQQSHPANLFSLHGALPPPTLVSLAQLQSRPPPTVSTGLHLSFEEQHQQQNQKQSDPLTSSSSCSILPSSLLPEEIAPYINQEKNEIGKVLYAQGEQLRQAFAEKWRRHYRSLLGVAKEWAAARLREKEADVELRRRRSVELEDRLTRLRTESRTWQAKAIANQATAAALHARLQQAAAAPTPAKGGESAEDAESAFVDADRVEPERAACRACRGRPASVVLLPCRHLCLCDACDDDGRGSGGGGAAESCPVCRCVITASVRVFLA, via the exons ATGCCTAGAAATTCTCAACGCAAAATGAGACCCTGCAGCCGAGCAAAGTGGATCCACTCAAACCCATACACAGAGAGATCAATGGTTATCTGCAGCTGCGGCACCACTCACCCTCTCATCTTTCCCCGCTGGTGCCTCCATTTGTGTGCACCCGCTGCAGCAGCCGAGAAGCCTTCGCACCGCGAGCCTTTGCAGCATTTACTTCCACCGTTTCTTCCGCCTttactgcctctctctctctctctctctctctctgtgtgtgtgttcCGTGATGGCAACTCAAGCCCAACGCCGCTGCAGATTTCTGCTCCCGA AAGCCAGGGGAAAGGGAAAGAGATGGACTTCCCCCAAGCTGCGGCTGGTGTCCTCGACTCGGCTCCCGCGTTTTTCGCCAATGGAG CGGCGCCGTATCcgaggaagagaggaagagatgCCATCGGCGTcccggtggcggcggtggcacaGCAGCAGAGCCACCCTGCTAACCTCTTCTCGCTGCATGGCGCGCTTCCGCCTCCGACGCTCGTGAGCCTCGCCCAGCTCCAAAGCCGCCCGCCTCCCACCGTCTCCACCGGCCTCCACCTCTCCTTCGAAGAACAACACCAACAGCAGAACCAGAAGCAGTCCGACCCCCttacctcttcttcttcctgctcTATCctcccttcttcccttctccccgaAGAAATCGCCCCCTATATCAACCAAGAGAAGAACGAAATCGGAAAGGTCCTTTACGCGCAG GGAGAACAACTGCGGCAAGCCTTCGCGGAGAAGTGGCGGAGGCACTACCGTTCTTTATTAGGAGTGGCAAAGGAGTGGGCGGCGGCGCGGCTACGGGAGAAGGAGGCGGACGTGGAGCTGAGGAGGCGGCGGAGCGTCGAGCTGGAGGACCGCCTCACCCGCCTGCGAACCGAGTCGAGGACGTGGCAAGCCAAGGCCATAGCGAACCAGGCGACGGCAGCTGCCCTCCACGCCCGGCTCCAACAGGCCGCCGCAGCACCGACTCCGGCGAAGGGAGGCGAGTCAGCCGAGGATGCGGAGTCGGCCTTCGTCGACGCTGACCGAGTCGAGCCGGAGCGCGCGGCGTGCCGCGCGTGCCGGGGGCGGCCGGCCTCGGTGGTGCTCCTTCCCTGTCGCCACCTCTGCCTCTGCGACGCCTGCGACGACGATGGCAGAGGCAGCGGAGGAGGAGGTGCGGCCGAGTCGTGCCCGGTTTGCCGCTGTGTCATAACCGCAAGCGTCCGAGTCTTCCTCGCTTGA
- the LOC135671808 gene encoding BOI-related E3 ubiquitin-protein ligase 1-like isoform X3: protein MATQAQRRCRFLLPSSQGKGKEMDFPQAAAGVLDSAPAFFANGAAPYPRKRGRDAIGVPVAAVAQQQSHPANLFSLHGALPPPTLVSLAQLQSRPPPTVSTGLHLSFEEQHQQQNQKQSDPLTSSSSCSILPSSLLPEEIAPYINQEKNEIGKVLYAQGEQLRQAFAEKWRRHYRSLLGVAKEWAAARLREKEADVELRRRRSVELEDRLTRLRTESRTWQAKAIANQATAAALHARLQQAAAAPTPAKGGESAEDAESAFVDADRVEPERAACRACRGRPASVVLLPCRHLCLCDACDDDGRGSGGGGAAESCPVCRCVITASVRVFLA from the exons ATGGCAACTCAAGCCCAACGCCGCTGCAGATTTCTGCTCCCGAGTAG CCAGGGGAAAGGGAAAGAGATGGACTTCCCCCAAGCTGCGGCTGGTGTCCTCGACTCGGCTCCCGCGTTTTTCGCCAATGGAG CGGCGCCGTATCcgaggaagagaggaagagatgCCATCGGCGTcccggtggcggcggtggcacaGCAGCAGAGCCACCCTGCTAACCTCTTCTCGCTGCATGGCGCGCTTCCGCCTCCGACGCTCGTGAGCCTCGCCCAGCTCCAAAGCCGCCCGCCTCCCACCGTCTCCACCGGCCTCCACCTCTCCTTCGAAGAACAACACCAACAGCAGAACCAGAAGCAGTCCGACCCCCttacctcttcttcttcctgctcTATCctcccttcttcccttctccccgaAGAAATCGCCCCCTATATCAACCAAGAGAAGAACGAAATCGGAAAGGTCCTTTACGCGCAG GGAGAACAACTGCGGCAAGCCTTCGCGGAGAAGTGGCGGAGGCACTACCGTTCTTTATTAGGAGTGGCAAAGGAGTGGGCGGCGGCGCGGCTACGGGAGAAGGAGGCGGACGTGGAGCTGAGGAGGCGGCGGAGCGTCGAGCTGGAGGACCGCCTCACCCGCCTGCGAACCGAGTCGAGGACGTGGCAAGCCAAGGCCATAGCGAACCAGGCGACGGCAGCTGCCCTCCACGCCCGGCTCCAACAGGCCGCCGCAGCACCGACTCCGGCGAAGGGAGGCGAGTCAGCCGAGGATGCGGAGTCGGCCTTCGTCGACGCTGACCGAGTCGAGCCGGAGCGCGCGGCGTGCCGCGCGTGCCGGGGGCGGCCGGCCTCGGTGGTGCTCCTTCCCTGTCGCCACCTCTGCCTCTGCGACGCCTGCGACGACGATGGCAGAGGCAGCGGAGGAGGAGGTGCGGCCGAGTCGTGCCCGGTTTGCCGCTGTGTCATAACCGCAAGCGTCCGAGTCTTCCTCGCTTGA
- the LOC135671808 gene encoding BOI-related E3 ubiquitin-protein ligase 1-like isoform X2, with the protein MATQAQRRCRFLLPSRSQGKGKEMDFPQAAAGVLDSAPAFFANGAAPYPRKRGRDAIGVPVAAVAQQQSHPANLFSLHGALPPPTLVSLAQLQSRPPPTVSTGLHLSFEEQHQQQNQKQSDPLTSSSSCSILPSSLLPEEIAPYINQEKNEIGKVLYAQGEQLRQAFAEKWRRHYRSLLGVAKEWAAARLREKEADVELRRRRSVELEDRLTRLRTESRTWQAKAIANQATAAALHARLQQAAAAPTPAKGGESAEDAESAFVDADRVEPERAACRACRGRPASVVLLPCRHLCLCDACDDDGRGSGGGGAAESCPVCRCVITASVRVFLA; encoded by the exons ATGGCAACTCAAGCCCAACGCCGCTGCAGATTTCTGCTCCCGAGTAG AAGCCAGGGGAAAGGGAAAGAGATGGACTTCCCCCAAGCTGCGGCTGGTGTCCTCGACTCGGCTCCCGCGTTTTTCGCCAATGGAG CGGCGCCGTATCcgaggaagagaggaagagatgCCATCGGCGTcccggtggcggcggtggcacaGCAGCAGAGCCACCCTGCTAACCTCTTCTCGCTGCATGGCGCGCTTCCGCCTCCGACGCTCGTGAGCCTCGCCCAGCTCCAAAGCCGCCCGCCTCCCACCGTCTCCACCGGCCTCCACCTCTCCTTCGAAGAACAACACCAACAGCAGAACCAGAAGCAGTCCGACCCCCttacctcttcttcttcctgctcTATCctcccttcttcccttctccccgaAGAAATCGCCCCCTATATCAACCAAGAGAAGAACGAAATCGGAAAGGTCCTTTACGCGCAG GGAGAACAACTGCGGCAAGCCTTCGCGGAGAAGTGGCGGAGGCACTACCGTTCTTTATTAGGAGTGGCAAAGGAGTGGGCGGCGGCGCGGCTACGGGAGAAGGAGGCGGACGTGGAGCTGAGGAGGCGGCGGAGCGTCGAGCTGGAGGACCGCCTCACCCGCCTGCGAACCGAGTCGAGGACGTGGCAAGCCAAGGCCATAGCGAACCAGGCGACGGCAGCTGCCCTCCACGCCCGGCTCCAACAGGCCGCCGCAGCACCGACTCCGGCGAAGGGAGGCGAGTCAGCCGAGGATGCGGAGTCGGCCTTCGTCGACGCTGACCGAGTCGAGCCGGAGCGCGCGGCGTGCCGCGCGTGCCGGGGGCGGCCGGCCTCGGTGGTGCTCCTTCCCTGTCGCCACCTCTGCCTCTGCGACGCCTGCGACGACGATGGCAGAGGCAGCGGAGGAGGAGGTGCGGCCGAGTCGTGCCCGGTTTGCCGCTGTGTCATAACCGCAAGCGTCCGAGTCTTCCTCGCTTGA